A portion of the Salminus brasiliensis chromosome 9, fSalBra1.hap2, whole genome shotgun sequence genome contains these proteins:
- the LOC140562014 gene encoding uncharacterized protein — translation MSSVSFHTVVLTVLYCGQAQEKPKPTLRVDPHTTVYTGDTLTLTCDLQISLTGWRFRWYKVSQQLNPLTEYKDTNTLSITASVTGIAKYQCVALRGDYISHYSDRVKITVRERPKATVKVQPAERVFIRERVTLTCDIESGVWNYEWFKNNDPLSEAQWRKNYEISNVDGSHEGDYTCKGRQSTEPRYSEISAAVRLTVSG, via the exons atgtcctctgtttctttccaTACTGTAGTGCTGACTGTACTCTACTGTGGACAAGCTCAAG AAAAACCCAAACCAACACTGAGGGTGGATCCTCACACCACTGtctacactggagacacacttactctgacctgtgatctgcagatctCACTCACTGGATGGAGGTTTAGGTGGTACAAAGTCTCTCAGCAGTTAAATCCTCTGACTGAATATAAAGACACCAACACACTTAGTATAACAGCATCTGTTACAGGAATAGCCAAGTATCAGTGTGTAGCACTCAGAGGAGACTACATCTCACACTACAGTGATCGAGTGAAGATTACAGTAAGAG AGAGACCAAAGGCTACAGTGAAAGTGCAGCCAGCTGAGCGTGtgttcatcagagagagagtcactctCACATGTGACATAGAAAGTGGAGTCTGGAATTACGAGTGGTTTAAGAATAATGATCCTCTCAGTGAAGCTCAATGGAGAAAGAACTATGAAATCTCTAATGTTGATGGGTCTCATGAAGGTGATTATACCTGTAAGGGAAGACAGTCAACAGAGCCGCGCTACTCAGAGATCAGTGCTGCTGTTAGactgactgtatcag GGTGA